Proteins encoded by one window of Methanomicrobiales archaeon:
- a CDS encoding triphosphoribosyl-dephospho-CoA synthase, which produces MIRCTPTTPADRAQLAMMLEVCAYPKPGNVDRCHDFERTLLEHFLASTILVRPVLERAERGEGSVGELLKEAVQRTACHGGGNTHFGAFILLIPLVMGGGIEGARRVVAATTVEDAVAFYEAFALTRVRMLATDELDVADPGSIDAIRERRMTLLDVMRHSSGNDMVAAEWINGFLLTRRGADLLFHYGHGRRAIVEAFLLLLSTEPDTFIGKEHGRDVALQVMRRAREVREGRCSLEEFDQELILRGINPGSLADITIASLYVALSEGWQWE; this is translated from the coding sequence ATGATTCGGTGCACCCCGACGACGCCCGCTGACCGCGCCCAGCTGGCGATGATGCTGGAGGTCTGCGCCTACCCCAAGCCCGGGAACGTGGACCGCTGCCATGACTTCGAGCGCACGCTCCTCGAGCACTTCCTCGCCTCCACAATCCTGGTCCGCCCGGTGCTGGAGCGGGCGGAGCGGGGCGAGGGGTCCGTCGGAGAACTCCTCAAGGAGGCGGTGCAGCGGACCGCCTGCCACGGCGGGGGCAACACCCACTTCGGGGCCTTCATCCTGCTGATCCCCCTCGTGATGGGCGGCGGCATCGAGGGGGCGAGACGGGTGGTCGCCGCGACCACGGTGGAGGATGCGGTCGCCTTCTACGAGGCCTTCGCCCTCACCCGCGTGCGGATGCTGGCGACGGACGAACTGGATGTCGCGGATCCCGGTTCTATCGACGCGATCCGCGAGCGGCGGATGACCCTCCTCGACGTGATGCGCCACTCCTCGGGAAACGACATGGTCGCCGCCGAGTGGATCAACGGTTTTCTGCTCACCCGCCGCGGCGCGGACCTCCTCTTCCACTACGGGCACGGGCGGCGGGCGATCGTCGAGGCGTTCCTCCTCCTCCTCTCCACGGAGCCCGACACCTTCATCGGGAAAGAGCACGGGCGGGACGTGGCGCTCCAGGTGATGCGGCGGGCCCGGGAGGTGCGGGAGGGGCGCTGCAGCCTGGAGGAGTTCGACCAGGAGCTGATCCTGCGCGGGATCAACCCCGGCTCCCTCGCCGACATCACCATCGCCTCCCTGTATGTGGCGCTCTCGGAGGGGTGGCAGTGGGAGTGA
- a CDS encoding acylphosphatase, translated as MPELMQRAVISVSGRVQGVGYRAYVQDLARGMRLTGYVRNLPDGSVRVLAEGEEGQLRRFLDALWVRGDPLIRVRSVDVEWSEASGSYTDFRIQYRARPL; from the coding sequence ATGCCGGAGTTGATGCAGCGTGCGGTGATCAGCGTCAGCGGTCGTGTGCAGGGGGTCGGCTACCGTGCCTACGTGCAGGATCTGGCGCGGGGGATGCGTCTCACCGGCTACGTGCGCAACCTCCCCGACGGCAGCGTGCGGGTCTTGGCGGAGGGGGAGGAGGGGCAGCTGCGGCGGTTTCTGGACGCCCTCTGGGTCCGCGGGGATCCCCTCATCCGGGTGCGGTCTGTCGACGTCGAGTGGTCGGAGGCGAGCGGCAGCTACACGGATTTCCGCATCCAGTACCGCGCACGCCCGCTCTAG
- a CDS encoding DUF447 family protein yields MGVTLSAGINEVIATTRNNAAPMGIIARDRLSMVVFRASHTAANLEREGWLVANFCHDPLLYVRTAFEDLPEEEFLAFDVRGTAMQRLREAEGYIAFAASVVNRTEDRLFVLLEPLQDEVLQHRLHPVNRGFNSVVEAAIHATRYVRNGDPRLRVLIDHHAGLIRRCGGPREWEALRLLEGYLERGQS; encoded by the coding sequence GTGGGAGTGACGCTCTCGGCAGGGATCAACGAGGTGATCGCGACGACGCGGAACAACGCGGCGCCGATGGGGATCATCGCCCGCGACCGACTCTCGATGGTCGTCTTCCGCGCCAGCCACACCGCGGCGAACCTGGAGCGGGAGGGCTGGCTGGTGGCGAACTTCTGCCACGACCCGCTGCTGTACGTCCGGACCGCCTTCGAAGATCTGCCCGAGGAGGAGTTTCTTGCCTTCGATGTCCGCGGGACTGCGATGCAGCGGCTGCGGGAGGCGGAGGGCTACATCGCGTTTGCCGCCTCCGTCGTGAACCGCACGGAGGATCGCCTCTTCGTCCTCCTGGAACCCCTGCAGGACGAGGTGCTGCAGCACCGCCTCCACCCGGTGAACCGCGGGTTCAACAGCGTCGTGGAGGCGGCGATCCACGCGACCCGCTACGTGCGGAACGGCGATCCCCGCCTCCGGGTGCTGATCGACCACCACGCGGGGCTGATCCGCCGCTGCGGCGGTCCCCGGGAGTGGGAGGCGCTGCGGCTCCTGGAGGGCTACCTGGAGAGGGGTCAGTCGTAG
- a CDS encoding antitoxin family protein: MARRIEVVFEGGVFKPLDEVTDLEEGTRAYVHIPTEEGEFICEYKTWQDELQEEGWDVYD; the protein is encoded by the coding sequence ATGGCACGACGCATCGAAGTGGTCTTTGAGGGAGGGGTCTTCAAGCCGCTCGACGAGGTGACCGACCTCGAGGAGGGTACGCGGGCCTACGTGCACATCCCCACCGAGGAGGGGGAGTTCATCTGCGAGTACAAGACATGGCAGGACGAGCTCCAGGAGGAGGGCTGGGACGTCTACGACTGA